Genomic segment of Sphingopyxis lindanitolerans:
TTCGATCTGGTCCTTCGAAAAGACGTCGCCCTTGAGCAGGAAGTCGTGGTCGGCGAGCAGGCTGTCGAGCGCTTCGCGCAAGGACGCGCAGACGGTCGGGACTTCGGCCAGTTCCTCGGGCGGCAGATCGTAGAGATTCTTGTCCATCGCGTCGCCGGGGTGGATCTTGTTCTGGATGCCGTCGAGCCCCGCCATCAGCAGCGCCGAATAGCAGAGATAGGGGTTCGCCATCGCGTCGGGAAAGCGGAACTCGACGCGCTTCGCCTTGGCGCCCGCGCCATAGGGAATGCGGCACGAGGCCGACCGGTTGCGCGACGAATAAGCGAGCAGCACCGGCGCCTCGAAGCCGGGGACGAGGCGCTTGTAGCTGTTCGTCGTCGGGTTGGTGAAGGCGTTCAGGGCCTTGGCGTGCTTGATCACGCCGCCGATGAAATAGAGGCACATGTCCGAAAGCCCGGCATAGCCGTTGCCCGCGAACAGCGGCTTGCCCTTTTCCCAGATCGAGATGTGGGTGTGCATGCCCGATCCATTGTCGTCCTTGATCGGCTTGGGCATGAAGGTTGCGGTCTTGCCATAGGCGTGTGCGACCTGGTGGACGACATATTTGTAGATCTGCATGCGGTCGGCGGTCTGGGTCAGCGTGCCGAAGGTCAAGCCCAGCTCGTGCTGCGCGGCGGCGACCTCATGGTGATGCTTGTCGCAGGGCAGGCCGAGTTCGAGCATGGTCGAGACCATCTCGGCGCGGATATCGACGGCGCTGTCGACCGGCGCGACGGGGAAATAGCCCCCCTTGGCGCGCGGCCGGTGGCCGAGGTTGCCGCCTTCATACGCGCGGCCGGTGTTGGTCGGCAGCTCGATATCGTCGATCTCGAAACCCGACTTGTTATAGCCGGTTTCGAAGCGGACATCGTCGAACATGAAGAATTCGGCCTCGGGGCCGACATAGACGGTGTCGCCGATGCCGGTCGAGGCGACATAGGCCTCGGCGCGTTTCGCGGTGGTGCGCGGATCGCGGGCATAGCCCTCGCCGGTCGAGGGTTCGACGATGTCGCAGAAGATCACGAGCATCGGGGTCGCCGAGAAGGGATCGTCATAGACGGCGTCGAGGTCGGGCTTCAGGATCATGTCGCTTTCGTTGATCGCCTTCCAACCCTCGATCGACGAGCCGTCGAACATCAGCCCGTCCTCAAGTTCATCCTCGCCGAGGATCGAGGCGACCATGGTCAAATGCTGCCACTTGCCCTTGGGGTCGGTGAAGCGCAGGTCGACCCACTCGATGTCGTTGTCCTTGATCCGCGCGATGATATCCTTGGGCTTCGTAGCCATCGTCTATGCTTCCTTCTTGCGAAATGATCCGGCGTGCCGGGGGTTTTCGGGTTTTCGAAAAATGCGAAAGTTTAAAGCGCGTCCTCGTTGCGTTCGCCGGTGCGGATGCGGAGCGCGGTTTCGATGGGCATGACGAAGATCTTGCCGTCACCGATGCGGCCGGTCTGCGCGGCGGCGGCGATCGCCTCGACGACGCGTTCGGCCATATTGTCGTCGACGACGACCTCGAGCTTCACCTTGGGCAGGAAATCGACGACATATTCGGCGCCGCGATAGAGTTCGGTGTGGCCCTTCTGGCGCCCGAAACCCTTGGCTTCGGTGACGGTGATGCCGCTGACGCCGACTTCGTGCAGCGCTTCCTTCACCTCGTCGAGCTTGAACGGTTTGATGATCGCCTCAATCTTCTTCACGCGCCTGATCCCCTTTGGACTGCCCGCCGCCGCCCGCAGCCAAGGCCGGATCAGGCGCGCCTGATCCGGTTCGGCCGGTCGAGTCGGTGCGGTGTCCCACCATCTTGCACCAATCAAGACCCGTGCCAATTGGCGAATCGCGGGGTTCCGGGCAGAATTTAGGCGGGCGATCCCGCCGTTGCCCAAGGGGTGGGCAAGGGCGCAGCATTGGTGCTTAAATTTTGGGCAATCCATCCCGCTTCGTCATTGCGAACGAAGCGAAGCAACCCAGGGCGGCGCCACACCGCCCTGGATGGCTTCGTCCCCCGGATCAAGTCCGGGTCTTCGCAATGACGATCCAGTCTGTGGCGATCAGCGCCCGACCGGCGCCGTCGCCTCCGGCAGGTTGGCCTTGGTCCAGTGCGAGCGGTCGATGACATAGGCGCGGATCGCTTCGACATCGGCGGGGGTGAGGACGCGCGCGAAGCTGACCATGCCGCGGTCCTTCAAGGCGCCGTCGAGGATCACCGATTTCCACGCATCGGCGTTGGTGAGCGCGCCCGAGACGCGCAGGTCGGGGGTAAAGCCGTTGCCGATCGCGCTGTCGCCGTGACAGACGATGCAATAGCGTCCGAAATGCGCCTTGCCCGCCGCGACCTGCTGCGGCGTTCCGAACTGCGGCGGCGGGTTCCACGCGAGGGTTGTCGTTGCGGGCGGCGCGGGCAGCTTCACCGTGCCGCCGACCTTGAGCACGACGAGCCGCGGCAGGTTCGGTAGCTTGCGCGTCACCCCGCCCGCGACCCCGGCGACGAGCGGGAAGGCGCCGCCCTTGCCGGTCTGGAAGGCGACATATTGCACCCCGCCGACGCGGAAGGTCGAGGGTGCGCTGACGATCCCAGACTGCATGTCGAGGTCGAGCAATTGCTTGCCGGTATCGGCGGCATAGGCGCGGAAGCGGCCGGTGCTGGTGCCCTGGAACACCAGATTGCCCGCACTCGTCATCGTGCCGCCGTTCCACGCCGCGGGATAATCGACCCCCCACGCGACCTTGCCGGTGCGCGGATCGAAGGCGACGAGGCGCCCGGTCGTCGCGGCGACCGCGGCGCGGAACGCCGCCTTGTCGTCGGGCAGCATCGTCTTGTTCAGCGAAGTGCCGACGTTGAACCCCAGCACCTTGCGCTTGTCGAGCTCGTCCATGTCCTGGAGATAGCCCTGCGGAATCTGCTGCGCGGGGATATAGACGAGCCCGGTCGCGGGATTATAGCTCATCGGGTGCCAATTATGCGCGCCGAGCGCGCCGGGGATCGCGATAAAGGGCTTGCCGGTCCTGTAGAAGCGCGCGTCGGGATTCTCGATCGGGCGGCCGGTCGCCATGTCGTAGCCGGTCGCCCAGTTGATGCCGTCGACATAGGGTTTGGCATCGATCAGCTTGCCGTTCGTGCGGTCGATCGTGAAGAAGAAGCCGTTCTTCGGCGCGTGATACAGCACTTTGGTCGGCTTGCCGTTCACCGCCTGCTCGGCAAGGATGATCGGCTGGGTCGCGGTATAGTCCCAGCTTTCGGCCGGGGTTTCCTGATAATGCCATTTATAGGCGCCGGTGTCGGCGTCGAGCGCGACGACCGACGACAGGAACCAATTGTCGCCTTCGCCATTCGATCGCTCGCCATGGTTCCACGGGTTGCCGTTGCCGACGCCGAGGTAGATCTGGTCGAGATCCTTGTCATAGACGATCGCGTCCCACACGGTGCCGCCGCCGCCCGAGACCTTCCACTCGCCTTTGTCGGACCAGGTGGCGTTGCCCTTTGCCGCGAAAATATCGTCGGAGGCCGCGCCGTCCTTCTTCTTCTCGGGGTTGGGCGCGGTGTAGAAGCGCCAGCGCTCCTTGCCGGTGTCGGCATCATAGGCGGTGACATAGCCGCGCACCCCGAACTCGGCGCCGCCGTTGCCGATCAGCACCATGTCCTTCACAACGCGCGGCGCGCCGGTGATGGTGTAGGGTTTCGAGGTGTCGAAGGTCTGCGTCGACCACAGCTCCTTGCCGGTCTTGCGGTCGAGCGCGATCAGGCGGCCGTCGAGCGTGCCGACGAATAATTTGTCGCCCCAGACGGCGACGCCGCGGTTGACGACGTCGCAGCAGGCGCTGACCGCGCGCTCGCCGGGCACCTTGGGATCGAACGACCACAATTTCTTGCCGGTCGCGGCGTCCCAGGCATCGACCTTCGACCAGGCGTGGCTGACAAACATCACGCCGTCGACGACGACCGGGGTCGCTTCCTGCCCGCGCGCATCGTCGAGGTCGGCATACCAGGCGATGCCGAGCCCGCCCACATTCTTGTCGTTGATGTCGGTCAGCGGGCTAAAGCGCTGCTCGTCATAGCTGTAGCCGATGCCGGCCCAATCATCGCCGTTGCCGCCGGTCTTGAGCAGCGCCTCGCTGGCCTTTTCGGCATCGTCGAGCGATCCGCCGCCCGAGATGCTGTCGTTCTTCGATGCGTTGCACGCCGCCAATGCCAATGCCGCGCAGCCCAGCAGCGCCGCCGAAAAGACCTTCTTCGCCATATCCCTCTCCCACGCCTATGCTTGACGTTAACGTCAAGACTGCGCCGGAAGAGGGCAGGGTGCAAGAGGGTTTCGCGCAGAGGCGCAGAGATCGCAGAGAAGAAAGAAAATGCACGCGGAGACGCGGAGGCGCGGAGAAAGGCTTCTCGCCGCGCAGCGGCCTTTTTCCAGCAGGCTTCTCTCAAGCAGAATCCGTTGCAGACGAATGGGGCCTGGCGGCCCGACCCCTCTCCGCGCCTCCGCGTCTCCGCGTGAACCTAATCTCTGCGATCTCTGCGCCTCTGCGCGAAACCCTCTTCTTACTGCCAGGGCGGCGCGTTCAGGCCCTTGGGGCTGGCGGTGAAGATGTCGCAGCCGGTCTCGGTGATCCCGATGCTGTGCTCGAACTGCGCCGAGAGCGAGCGGTCGCGGGTCACCGCGGTCCAGCCGTCGTTGAGCATCTTCACCGCATATTTGCCAGTGTTGATCATCGGCTCGATCGTGAAGAACATGCCGGGACGCAGTTCGGGGCCGGTGCCGGGACGCCCGGCGTGGACGACCTCGGGCGCGTCGTGGAACATCTGCCCGACGCCATGGCCGCAAAAATCGCGGACCACCGAATAACGATGGCGCTCGGCATGGCTCTGGATGGCGTGCGCGACGTCGCCCATCATATTGCCGGGCTTCGCCTGCTCGATGCCGAGCATCAGGCATTCATAGGTCACATCGACCAGCCGCCGCGCCTTGATCGGCACGTCGCCGACCAGATACATGCGGCTGGTGTCGCCGTGCCAGCCGTCGATGATCGTCGTTACGTCGATATTGACGATATCGCCGTCGCGCAGCGGCTTGTCGTCGGGGATGCCGTGGCAGACGACATGGTTGATGCTGGTGCAGCAACTGTGCGTGAAGCCGCGATAGCCCAAGGTCGCGGGAATGCCGCCGCCCTCGATCATCATCGTGCGGACAAGGTCGTCGATCGCGCCGGTGGTCACGCCCGGCTGAACGAAGGCGACTAGCGCGTCGAGGATTTCGGCCGACAGCCGCCCCGCCTTGCGCATCCCGGCAAAGCCCGCCGCATCGTGCAGCTTGATCGTGCCGTCGCGAACGCGGGCAGGGGCGCCGGCTTCGGCGGCGGTTACGGAGAGGTAGTTGTACATGAGTGCGGATATAGTCGCTGGGGGCTGAAAAAGCGAGGGGCGGCGGGCTCAAACTTTGGCGAGATGGTCGCGGAACCAGTCCGCCAATTCACCGTCCGACAACTCCCCTGCCGCGAGCGCGAGGAAGGCCACCACCAATTCCGCATCGGTGACGGTCAAACCATAGCCGTTGAGCATCAGAAAGGTTTCGCTGACCACCGCGGCTGTGCGCTTGTTGCCATCGACGAAGGGATGGTTGCGCGCGATGCCGAAGGCATAGGAAGCCGCGAGTTCGGCTGCATCGGGGCTGCCGTAAACCGCTAGATTCTGCGGCCGTGCCATGGCGCTTTCGAGCATGCCCGAATCGCGCACGCCTTCGCCGCCGCCATGTTCGGCAACCTGCTCGTGATGGGCCGCCAGAGCGACCTCCAGCGATACCCAAGTCCAATTCATCGTGGATATTGCTATTTGGCGAGTTCGCGCAGCGCGCGCTTGCGGCGTGCCATGACTTCGCGTGCCGCCGTCATCTGCGTTTCGAAGTCCGCGTCATAGGGCGCGAGTTCGATGCCGCGCTCGGTATCGCGCACCGAAAGCATGTCGCCCTGCGCTGCACCAAGCCGCGCCAGCAACTCCTTGGGCAGGATGACGGCGGCGCTGTTACCGACCTTGGTGATCTTGAGCGGCGTGTTCATACACTCGTTATAACATCGCCGCTCAAGATTTTCAAGAACGGCTACTCCGCCGTCTTCTCGGTCTTGGCCTTCGCCTTGCTCTTGCTCGCCTTGGGCGGGGCCGAGACGATCTCGAACGCCAGCGGGTTGCCGACCTTGGCGTCCTCGCCGGTCTTCATCTTCACCTTGACCTCGCCGCCGTGGACGAGCTTGCCGAAGAGGAGTTCCTCGGCGAGCGGCTGCTTGATCTTTTCCTGGATCAGGCGGCCCATCGGGCGCGCGCCGTACAGCTTGTCATAGCCCTTGGCGGTCAACCACTCGCGCGCCGCATCGTCGAGCTGGATGTGGACGTTGCGGTCGGCAAGCTGCAATTCGAGTTGCAGGATGAACTTGTCGACGACGCGCGCCACCACTTCGGGGGGCAGATAGCTGAAGGGCACGATCGCATCGAGGCGGTTGCGGAATTCGGGAGTGAAGAGATTCTTCACCGCTTCCTCCTGCACATCCTCGCGCGTCGAGGCGCCGAAACCGATCGACTCGCGCGCCATGTCGCTCGCCCCGGCATTGGTCGTCATGATCAGGATGACATTGCGGAAATCGACCGTCTTGCCATGATGATCGGTCAGGCGGCCATGGTCCATCACCTGGAGCAGGATGTTGAACAGGTCGGGGTGCGCTTTTTCGATCTCGTCGAGCAGCAGCACGCAATGCGGATTCTGGTCGATCGCATCGGTGAGCAGGCCGCCCTGGTCATATCCGACATAGCCCGGCGGCGCGCCGATCAGGCGGCTCACCGAATGGCGCTCCATATATTCGCTCATGTCGAAGCGCTGAAGCGGGATGCCCATGATGTGCGCGAGCTGTTTCGCAACCTCGGTCTTGCCGACGCCGGTGGGGCCGCTGAACAGATAATTGCCGATCGGCTTCTCGGGATCGCGCAGGCCCGCACGGCTCAGCTTGATCGCCGACGCCAGCACCTCGATCGCGGTGGTCTGGCCAAAGACGACGCGCTTCAGGTCGGTCTCGAGCGTTTCGAGCACCTTCTTGTCGTCGCTCGACACCGATTTGGGCGGGATGCGCGCCATCGTCGCGATCACCGCTTCGATCTCCTTGGCGGTGATCGTCTTGCGGCGCTTCGACGGCGGCACCAGCATCTGCATCGCGCCGACCTCGTCGATCACGTCGATCGCCTTGTCGGGCAGCTTGCGGTCGTTGATGTAGCGCGACGACAGCTCGACCGCGGCGTTGATCGCGTCGGCGGTATATTTGACGTTGTGATGGCTCTCGAACGCTTCGCGCAGCCCGGCGAGGATTTTCTTCGTGTCCTCGATGCTCGGCTCGATCACGTCGATCTTCTGGAACCGGCGCAGCAGCGCGCGGTCCTTTTCGAAATGATTGCGAAACTCCTTATAGGTCGTCGATCCGATGCAGCGGATGATGCCGCCCGACAGCGCGGGCTTGAGCAGGTTCGACGCGTCCATCGCGCCGCCGCTGGTGGCGCCGGCGCCGATCACCGTGTGGATCTCGTCGATGAA
This window contains:
- a CDS encoding type II toxin-antitoxin system death-on-curing family toxin, with product MNWTWVSLEVALAAHHEQVAEHGGGEGVRDSGMLESAMARPQNLAVYGSPDAAELAASYAFGIARNHPFVDGNKRTAAVVSETFLMLNGYGLTVTDAELVVAFLALAAGELSDGELADWFRDHLAKV
- a CDS encoding P-II family nitrogen regulator, which produces MKKIEAIIKPFKLDEVKEALHEVGVSGITVTEAKGFGRQKGHTELYRGAEYVVDFLPKVKLEVVVDDNMAERVVEAIAAAAQTGRIGDGKIFVMPIETALRIRTGERNEDAL
- the clpA gene encoding ATP-dependent Clp protease ATP-binding subunit ClpA, giving the protein MPSFSESLEKTLHNALKAASERHHEYATLEHLLYALIDDEHAAEVMRACGVALDDLQSAVVHYLDTELDSLKVEGHSDPSPTSGFQRVVQRAILHVQSSGKDEVTGANVLVALFSERESYAVYFLQQQDLTRLDAVSYLSHGVGKGGKPSPQAEPEEKEEAKDKESGGKSKKETALDQFTVNLNEKAKVGKVDPLIGRNAEVDRTIQILCRRSKNNPLYVGDPGVGKTAIAEGLARKIIEGDVPEVLLPAVIYSLDMGALLAGTRYRGDFEERLKQVVTELEGLPHAILFIDEIHTVIGAGATSGGAMDASNLLKPALSGGIIRCIGSTTYKEFRNHFEKDRALLRRFQKIDVIEPSIEDTKKILAGLREAFESHHNVKYTADAINAAVELSSRYINDRKLPDKAIDVIDEVGAMQMLVPPSKRRKTITAKEIEAVIATMARIPPKSVSSDDKKVLETLETDLKRVVFGQTTAIEVLASAIKLSRAGLRDPEKPIGNYLFSGPTGVGKTEVAKQLAHIMGIPLQRFDMSEYMERHSVSRLIGAPPGYVGYDQGGLLTDAIDQNPHCVLLLDEIEKAHPDLFNILLQVMDHGRLTDHHGKTVDFRNVILIMTTNAGASDMARESIGFGASTREDVQEEAVKNLFTPEFRNRLDAIVPFSYLPPEVVARVVDKFILQLELQLADRNVHIQLDDAAREWLTAKGYDKLYGARPMGRLIQEKIKQPLAEELLFGKLVHGGEVKVKMKTGEDAKVGNPLAFEIVSAPPKASKSKAKAKTEKTAE
- the map gene encoding type I methionyl aminopeptidase — translated: MYNYLSVTAAEAGAPARVRDGTIKLHDAAGFAGMRKAGRLSAEILDALVAFVQPGVTTGAIDDLVRTMMIEGGGIPATLGYRGFTHSCCTSINHVVCHGIPDDKPLRDGDIVNIDVTTIIDGWHGDTSRMYLVGDVPIKARRLVDVTYECLMLGIEQAKPGNMMGDVAHAIQSHAERHRYSVVRDFCGHGVGQMFHDAPEVVHAGRPGTGPELRPGMFFTIEPMINTGKYAVKMLNDGWTAVTRDRSLSAQFEHSIGITETGCDIFTASPKGLNAPPWQ
- a CDS encoding PQQ-dependent dehydrogenase, methanol/ethanol family, with the protein product MAKKVFSAALLGCAALALAACNASKNDSISGGGSLDDAEKASEALLKTGGNGDDWAGIGYSYDEQRFSPLTDINDKNVGGLGIAWYADLDDARGQEATPVVVDGVMFVSHAWSKVDAWDAATGKKLWSFDPKVPGERAVSACCDVVNRGVAVWGDKLFVGTLDGRLIALDRKTGKELWSTQTFDTSKPYTITGAPRVVKDMVLIGNGGAEFGVRGYVTAYDADTGKERWRFYTAPNPEKKKDGAASDDIFAAKGNATWSDKGEWKVSGGGGTVWDAIVYDKDLDQIYLGVGNGNPWNHGERSNGEGDNWFLSSVVALDADTGAYKWHYQETPAESWDYTATQPIILAEQAVNGKPTKVLYHAPKNGFFFTIDRTNGKLIDAKPYVDGINWATGYDMATGRPIENPDARFYRTGKPFIAIPGALGAHNWHPMSYNPATGLVYIPAQQIPQGYLQDMDELDKRKVLGFNVGTSLNKTMLPDDKAAFRAAVAATTGRLVAFDPRTGKVAWGVDYPAAWNGGTMTSAGNLVFQGTSTGRFRAYAADTGKQLLDLDMQSGIVSAPSTFRVGGVQYVAFQTGKGGAFPLVAGVAGGVTRKLPNLPRLVVLKVGGTVKLPAPPATTTLAWNPPPQFGTPQQVAAGKAHFGRYCIVCHGDSAIGNGFTPDLRVSGALTNADAWKSVILDGALKDRGMVSFARVLTPADVEAIRAYVIDRSHWTKANLPEATAPVGR
- the glnA gene encoding type I glutamate--ammonia ligase, whose product is MATKPKDIIARIKDNDIEWVDLRFTDPKGKWQHLTMVASILGEDELEDGLMFDGSSIEGWKAINESDMILKPDLDAVYDDPFSATPMLVIFCDIVEPSTGEGYARDPRTTAKRAEAYVASTGIGDTVYVGPEAEFFMFDDVRFETGYNKSGFEIDDIELPTNTGRAYEGGNLGHRPRAKGGYFPVAPVDSAVDIRAEMVSTMLELGLPCDKHHHEVAAAQHELGLTFGTLTQTADRMQIYKYVVHQVAHAYGKTATFMPKPIKDDNGSGMHTHISIWEKGKPLFAGNGYAGLSDMCLYFIGGVIKHAKALNAFTNPTTNSYKRLVPGFEAPVLLAYSSRNRSASCRIPYGAGAKAKRVEFRFPDAMANPYLCYSALLMAGLDGIQNKIHPGDAMDKNLYDLPPEELAEVPTVCASLREALDSLLADHDFLLKGDVFSKDQIEAYVELKWAEVYNVEQTPSPVEFDMYYSA
- a CDS encoding AbrB/MazE/SpoVT family DNA-binding domain-containing protein — translated: MNTPLKITKVGNSAAVILPKELLARLGAAQGDMLSVRDTERGIELAPYDADFETQMTAAREVMARRKRALRELAK